The Sesamum indicum cultivar Zhongzhi No. 13 linkage group LG1, S_indicum_v1.0, whole genome shotgun sequence genome includes a window with the following:
- the LOC105163343 gene encoding glycylpeptide N-tetradecanoyltransferase 1-like, with protein sequence MADDNAPSENHINSGDNTVPSENENEISIDALAKKVQESLSLAKRHKFWETQPVGQFKDLGDTSLPEGPIEPPTPVSEVKQEPYNLPAPYEWITCDIDSEEVCSEVYSLLTNNYVEDDENMFRFNYSKEFLRWALRPPGYYRSWHIGVRVKSSKKLVAFITGVPARIRVRDAVVLMAEVNFLCVHKKLRSKRLAPVMIKEVTRRVHLENIWQAAYTAGVVLPTPITTCQYWHRSLNPKKLIDVGFSRLGARMTMSRTIKLYKLPDQTATPGFRKMEPHDVPAVTRLLRNYLKQFVVAPDFDEDDVEHWLLPKEDVVDSYLVESPETHEITDFCSFYTLPSSILGSQTHSVLKAAYSYYNVSTKTPLLQLMNDALIVAKKKDFDVFNALDVMHNETFLKELKFGPGDGKLHYYLYNYRLKHVLRSSELGLVLL encoded by the coding sequence ATGGCTGATGACAATGCGCCAAGTGAAAACCACATCAACTCTGGTGATAATACTGTTCCCTCAGAAAACGAGAATGAAATATCCATTGATGCCTTGGCGAAAAAGGTCCAAGAGTCTCTCTCACTTGCAAAGAGGCATAAGTTTTGGGAAACCCAACCTGTTGGACAGTTCAAGGATCTAGGGGATACAAGCTTGCCTGAAGGCCCAATAGAGCCGCCAACACCAGTTTCTGAAGTGAAACAAGAGCCTTATAATCTTCCAGCTCCTTATGAGTGGATTACATGTGATATAGACTCTGAAGAGGTGTGCTCCGAGGTATATAGCTTGTTGACCAATAACTATGTTGAGGATGATGAGAATATGTTCAGGTTCAATTACTCGAAAGAGTTTCTCCGCTGGGCACTTCGCCCTCCTGGTTATTATAGGAGCTGGCATATTGGAGTGAGGGTGAAGAGTTCGAAAAAGCTGGTTGCATTCATCACTGGTGTCCCTGCCAGAATCCGGGTTCGTGATGCTGTTGTCTTGATGGCGGAGGTAAACTTTCTATGTGTTCATAAGAAACTTCGATCAAAAAGGCTTGCTCCAGTCATGATTAAAGAGGTTACACGGAGGGTTCACTTGGAGAATATCTGGCAAGCAGCTTATACTGCTGGTGTTGTCCTTCCTACGCCCATAACAACCTGTCAGTATTGGCACAGATCTTTGAATCCAAAGAAGCTTATCGATGTTGGGTTTTCTAGGCTGGGTGCAAGAATGACAATGAGCCGGACTATAAAGTTGTACAAGTTGCCAGATCAGACGGCAACCCCCGGATTCAGAAAGATGGAACCTCATGATGTTCCTGCAGTTACTCGTTTGCTTCGGAATTACTTGAAGCAATTTGTCGTTGCACCAGATTTTGATGAGGATGATGTGGAGCACTGGCTGCTACCAAAGGAAGATGTTGTTGATAGTTACTTGGTTGAAAGTCCTGAAACTCATGAAATCACCGACTTCTGCAGTTTTTACACCCTTCCCTCTTCTATACTCGGCAGCCAGACCCATTCTGTTTTGAAGGCTGCTTATTCTTATTATAACGTGTCCACCAAGACTCCCTTACTTCAATTGATGAATGATGCCCTCATAGTTGCCAAGAAGAAGGATTTTGATGTTTTCAATGCTTTGGATGTCATGCATAACGAAACCTTCTTGAAGGAACTGAAATTTGGACCCGGAGATGGGAAACTTCACTATTATCTCTACAACTATCGACTGAAGCATGTTTTGAGATCATCCGAACTTGGGCTTGTGCTTTTATAG
- the LOC105163354 gene encoding eukaryotic initiation factor 4A-8, with amino-acid sequence MAGLAPEGSQFDTRHYDTKMNELLQSDGQEFFTSYDEVYDSFDAMGLQENLLRGIYAYGFEKPSAIQQRGIVPFCKGLDVIQQAQSGTGKTATFCSGILQQLDYGLTQCQALVLAPTRELAQQIEKVMRALGDYLGVKVHACVGGTSVREDQRILSAGVHVVVGTPGRVFDMLRRQSLRADYIRMFVLDEADEMLSRGFKDQIYDIFQLLPTKVQVGVFSATMPPEALEITRKFMNKPVRILVKRDELTLEGIKQFYVNVEKEEWKLETLCDLYETLAITQSVIFVNTRRKVDWLTDKMRGRDHTVSATHGDMDQNTRDIIMREFRSGSSRVLITTDLLARGIDVQQVSLVINYDLPTQPENYLHRIGRSGRFGRKGVSINFLTKDDERMLHDIQKFYNVVIEELPSNVADLL; translated from the exons ATGGCAGGTTTGGCACCGGAAGGATCACAATTTGATACTCGTCACTATGATACAAAGATGAATGAATT GCTTCAATCTGATGGACAAGAATTCTTCACATCTTATGATGAGGTTTATGATAGTTTTGATGCTATGGGTCTTCAAGAGAACCTCCTTagaggcatctatgcttatg GCTTTGAGAAGCCCTCTGCCATCCAGCAAAGGGGCATTGTTCCATTCTGCAAGGGCCTTGATGTTATTCAGCAGGCTCAATCTGGAACTGGAAAAACTGCTACCTTCTGTTCTGGCATCTTGCAGCAGCTTGATTATGGTTTAACACAGTGCCAGGCGTTGGTTTTGGCACCTACTAGAGAACTAGCTCAACAGATTGAGAAAGTTATGCGAGCTCTGGGCGACTACCTTGGTGTTAAGGTTCATGCTTGCGTAGGTGGAACCAGCGTCCGTGAAGATCAGCGAATTCTTTCAGCTGGGGTTCATGTTGTTGTTGGCACCCCGGGCCGTGTTTTTGACATGTTACGGAGACAGTCACTTCGTGCTGATTATATCAGAATGTTTGTCTTGGACGAGGCAGATGAAATGCTGTCACGAGGTTTTAAGGATCAG ATTTATGATATCTTCCAGTTGCTTCCAACTAAAGTTCAAGTTGGGGTCTTCTCTGCTACAATGCCTCCAGAAGCCCTAGAAATCACCCGTAAGTTCATGAACAAACCCGTAAGGATCTTGGTTAAGCGAGACGAACTAACTCTTGAGGGTATTAAGCAATTCTACGTCAATGTTGAAAAGGAAGAGTGGAAGTTGGAGACTCTCTGTGACCTTTACGAGACGCTAGCCATCACACAGAGCGTCATCTTTGTTAACACCAGACGGAAGGTCGATTGGCTGACCGACAAAATGCGAGGTCGGGACCACACTGTCTCGGCCACCCATGGAGACATGGACCAGAACACTCGAGACATCATCATGCGCGAATTCCGCTCTGGCTCATCTCGCGTTCTCATCACCACCGACCTCTTGGCTCGTGGTATCGATGTTCAGCAAGTATCTCTTGTCATAAACTATGATCTCCCCACACAGCCAGAAAACTATCTGCACCGTATCGGAAGAAGTGGACGGTTTGGGAGAAAAGGAGTTTCCATCAACTTCTTGACGAAGGATGACGAGAGAATGCTCCACGACATCCAGAAGTTCTACAACGTTGTCATCGAAGAACTTCCGTCCAACGTTGCCGATCTTCTTTGA
- the LOC105163364 gene encoding uncharacterized protein LOC105163364, with amino-acid sequence MEKFSRSKSSREGPAGSVEPRTMHELRSHSTSGYNPPQNRDTDFKEVKIKKSGSSSSKRNWSLIVDPELQRKKRVAGYKAYAVEGRMKGSFRKSFRWIKDTCNHLVHGFW; translated from the coding sequence ATGGAGAAATTCTCAAGATCCAAATCAAGCAGAGAAGGTCCAGCTGGATCAGTAGAGCCAAGAACCATGCATGAGCTGAGGAGTCACAGCACTTCTGGGTATAACCCTCCGCAAAATCGTGATACCGACTTTAAGGAGGTGAAGATCAAGAAGAGTGGGTCATCATCTTCAAAGAGGAATTGGAGTTTGATTGTTGACCCAGAACTgcagaggaagaagagagtTGCTGGGTATAAGGCATATGCAGTGGAGGGGAGAATGAAGGGTTCTTTCAGGAAGAGCTTTAGGTGGATCAAGGATACCTGCAACCATCTTGTTCATGGATTTTGGTGA
- the LOC105163372 gene encoding casein kinase 1-like protein 2 — MEPRVGNKFRLGRKIGSGSFGEIYLGTNIQTNEEVAIKLENVKTKHPQLLYESKLYKLLQGGTGIPNVRWFGVEGDYNVLVMDLLGPSLEDLFNFCSRKLSLKTVLMLADQMINRVEFIHSKSFLHRDIKPDNFLMGLGRRANQVYAIDFGLAKKYRDSSTHQHIPYRENKNLTGTARYASMNTHLGIEQSRRDDLESLGYVLMYFLRGSLPWQGLKAGNKKQKYEKISEKKVSTSIEALCRGYPTEFASYFHYCRSLRFDDKPDYAYLKRIFRDLFIREGFQFDYVFDWTILKYQQSQLANPPSRALGTAAGTSSGIPHATADRQSGGEEGKAPGGSGTATRGRNFLNSGNLSRQKGPAANDASLSSSNIFRQIGSSRRPAVPSTRDAEGSGNDDPSRARTSDALHRNSSGAQRSSPVVSSDHKRTLSSTRNPTNIKNFDATLKGIEGLNFGNNDERVHS, encoded by the exons ATGGAGCCGCGTGTGGGGAATAAGTTCCGGCTAGGTCGGAAAATTGGGAGCGGCTCATTTGGAGAGATCTATTTAG GCACTAATATTCAGACGAATGAGGAGGTTGCTATTAAGCTT GAAAATGTGAAGACAAAACATCCGCAATTGCTCTACGAGTCAAAGTTGTACAAATTACTCCAAGGAGGAA CTGGAATTCCAAATGTCAGATGGTTTGGGGTTGAAGGAGACTATAATGTTCTTGTGATGGATTTATTGGGACCTAGTCTTGAGGACTTGTTTAACTTCTGTAGTCGGAAGCTGTCTCTAAAGACTGTTCTCATGCTTGCAGATCAGATG ATTAATCGGGTTGAGTTTATTCACTCTAAATCTTTCCTGCATCGCGATATTAAGCCTGACAATTTTCTCATGGGCTTGGGGAGGCGCGCAAATCAG GTTTATGCCATTGATTTTGGACTTGCCAAGAAATATAGAGACTCGTCAACCCATCAACATATTCCGTATAG agaaaataagaatttgaCTGGAACGGCCAGATATGCTAGCATGAATACGCATCTTGGCATTG AACAAAGTCGCAGGGATGATCTCGAATCGCTTGGATATGTTCTCATGTACTTCTTAAGAGGAAG CCTGCCTTGGCAGGGACTGAAAGCTGgaaacaaaaaacagaaatatgaaaaaattagtgaGAAAAAAGTTTCAACCTCCATAGAG GCTTTATGTCGTGGCTATCCCACTGAGTTTGCTTCGTACTTCCATTATTGTCGTTCACTAAGATTCGATGATAAACCAGATTATGCTTATCTGAAGAGAATTTTCCGTGACCTCTTTATTCGCGAAG GTTTTCAGTTTGACTACGTTTTTGACTGGACTATTTTGAAATATCAACAATCGCAGCTTGCCAATCCTCCATCTCGTGCCCTT GGTACTGCTGCTGGAACAAGTTCGGGGATCCCACATGCTACTGCTGACAGACAATCAG GTGGTGAGGAAGGCAAGGCCCCTGGGGGATCTGGAACTGCAACTCGTGGCAGAAACTTTCTAAATTCTGGAAACTTGTCTAGGCAGAAAGGTCCAGCTGCAAATGATGCTTCC TTATCCAGTTCTAACATTTTCCGGCAAATTGGATCATCGAGGCGGCCTGCTGTCCCTAGTACCCGAGATGCAGAGGGTTCTGGCAATGATGACCCTTCACGTGCTCGTACCTCGGATGCACTCCACAGAAACTCCAGTGGCGCCCAAAGAAGTTCACCAGTAGTATCATCGGATCATAAGCGCACTTTATCTTCTACTAGAAACCCAACAAACATAAAGAATTTTGACGCCACCCTCAAGGGCATCGAGGGCCTGAACTTTGGCAATAATGATGAGAGGGTGCATTCTTAG